Below is a genomic region from Desulfobacter sp..
TGGCATTTGAAATCTCAAGTCCATAGATTTCCTGTAAATGGGAAGCCATATCATTATAACTCATGCCCAGGCCGTAAAGGGCTATTATCTTTCTTTCAATTTCATCGCTGAGCGTTGTCTGATGTTTTTTGACGATCTGTGGAGAGAAGGTTCCGGCCCTGTCACGCGGGGTTTCCAGCTCAAATTTACCATCCAGGGATTTAATGGTCTTTTTGCTTTTTCCATTACGGCGGTTGGCAGAAACTTCCTGCCCGAGATGGGACTCCAACTCTCCTTCAAGAGCAGCTTCAGCAAGATTTTTGATTAATGATGTAAGGACGCCGCCCTTACCTGTGAAGGGTTTACCTTCCTGGATGCCTTTAAGGGCTTTTTGAAAATCAAATTCGGTGTTTTCTTCGGTCATGTCAGTTCTCCTTATTTAGCTGAGTATATCAGCTTTCATTCAACTGACACAGAATTTTGAACGCCCTTTAAAATAATTTTCTATACCCATGATTTGATCTTCCAGTAGTCGCTTTTAAACCATTCTAAGAGTCACAAATTCTTGCATAATTCTAAATCCCCCGACTATCGGAAATCGGTTCTGATTTATATCGGTATCATGAAGTCTTTTCACTTCGGAAAAAGTCAATTGGACATTTAAACTATTCATTTTATTTTCCAGCCATTCCGAGAATCTCAACAGGCAAGGATTTAGTATCCTTGTTTATTAAAGGACTCATGAGCATAACAGGATGCATTCTTCTTGTCTGGAACTCAATTGCCATGGAAATTAACGGGTTAGCCAGGACTATGCAAAAAAACATAATTGACAAATTCCCCTTGCCATCCGGGCAATAGGCAGTTTATGCTTCGATTGAACTGATTTCAATGAGGTCTTACGATTTGAAAACCAAGCATCCGACAATTAATGAATGGCTTTTTTTGTTTGCGATTTTAATATCGGCGATTGCATTGATCATCTCCGCCTGGCAGGCGTTTATATTTAGAACCCACAATGAATTAAGTGTCAGGCCGCTTTTCTAAAAAACTTGGACAGGTATTTTCCGAACTCGCAAAAGAGGTCGGCTGGACGTTTGATTAGCGGCAAACATGTTCTTTTTTTTGGGTGTTCACCCCAAACCCAACCGCCGGGAAATACCAGGGCAAAAGATTGATTCCCCATCCCATTGAAATCCCTATAACGCATAAGTCCTTGCAAGGATCTGCTTAAAAAATTCAAGCCTGCAAGTCTTTTCCCTGATCATGGGGTAAGGTTTGAAATCTGTTGACTATAAACCCTTTACAAAAGATTAAACCTATAATTTGCCCCTTGTCCTTATCACAAACGGTGTCAAGAATTATTTGACATTCATTCATCTAATCCATACATTGACTGGCGAATTTTGGCCGGCTAAATTTTGGCGTCGGGCAAATTTTTATGATGAAATTTGGCATTGCCGATGCCAACTGATTTTTGTTGGGAAAAAATTAATTGGCAAAACCAGAGAAGTAGAAAGAAAGCAGCAGGAAAATCATGTTTACAAACCCCTTGAGTTCAGACTTACCGTCTACCATTGACCATGCGGTCAACATCCTTTTGGATGATTTGCGATTATTGGACCGGACCCGGCTGGGTTCCATGACGGGCGCATTCCCATTTTCCCGGTTATACCGCTGGCACTGGATTGTGCATGTTTGCCATCTGCTTCAGGCAGTTCCAACGCCCTGCTTTATAAAATGATCGCAGCATAATCATTTTTTCTGCATTCTCCCGATACCAAAAGATGCATGGACCTTTAAGACGTAAATTCACGACTCTCCGAATCGAACTTTCAATAGCACCGCTGCCAATAGGTAAGTTCAACGCTTTTACAGTTGAGAAATTAAGCCTCAGTTCATTGCGCACAAAATAATCCCGTTCCGTCTTGATAGCCTTACTGTTTCTGCCTCTACAAAGCTTCTGGACGGCCTGTACCACCTCAATCGCCTTTCCCTTCAGCAGAAGACCTCGCTGCTTCGATACCCAGCGTTTGCGTTCCTTGGATGACCAGGTCTTCCTTAAGCCTGCTACTGTACCCAGATGCTCAACTGCATGGTAGAAATCGAGAAGTTCATACACACGCTCAGGAGCCAAACCCAATGCTTTTAGCAGTCCGGGGATTCGATTCCAAATCCAATGTGCCCCATCTGCAACAAACAGTATTTTGTCTGAGTTCTGAATATGAAGGGAGTTCAAATAACCCTTTAACAAGTGGAATACACCATCCGGTCCATTGAAACAGCCATCAATAAATGGTGAAAAGCTTTTTTCTTGTTTTCCATGGGCGTCCACTACATAAATGATCAAAAGCTTGGGTTCTCGCCATGCCCCACGAAATCGGGTTCTATCCTTTTGGGTTTTTGGTCCCCTTTTCTTCTCTCTGAGCCGAGTGCGGCCACCATCAGTGCTGATAACGACTCGCCGCCCTTCAAGTAAATCTCCATCATTTAATGGGATTCGGCCCGCTTGTTGTTCGGCTCGAGCCCGCTCTGCGTACCGATAGGTCAGTTTACGGATGACCTTTATACCCAACGTCATCCCACGGTCACAAAGCACTTGACGGACTTCTTCAAAAGAACTTAATAAGGCTGACCAAGAACTCACCATAGAAGCCAAAGCAGGCGAGCAGCGATCATGGATTCCAAGAAGGATTAAGCCAGCGTATGCACCTTTATATCTTTTTCCTTTTCGGCGGTCACAGGACCTTCGATAGTATCGAACATGAATATCAACCGAACTATCTGTACAAAGCTGAATCCAAACTGTCTCAAGCCCTTCGCTTTTCATCCGTCCCGGCCAATTGGACATCAATTCTTTTTCTTGGTCGACCTGTTCAGAGGAATCTACTGAGGCCTGGATCTTTTTTTTAAAAAAAAGGCGCTTATCCGATTTGTATACTCAAGGATTTCCTGCTCCATCTGTTCTAATTCGTTAGCGTTACGAACCAAGCGATTTGGATCTTCTTCCAGTTTTTTGAGGCATGCAAGGACTTCATCAACAGTATTACAATCTTCAGCTTTCTTCATTAGCACAATCCATTTATGTTCATTTCAGCGTAACAGAGGATATCATTCTTTTTGCTCTAAAAGACAGGCCTTTTTAAAACCGGGAAAATGGGAATGCGCCCCTTTGCAACCGACTGAACCCAGTGCATAAAACTGCTCTGAAATTCATTCGGGTTCATCCTCTCAAAAATTCTGCCAAAGGTGTCATGGGAGGGTATCCCATGGGGAAGGCTTAGAAATTTTGACAACCACCTTTTTCTCTTTTTGCCAAAGTTTTCAATTTGCTCATAAGTGTCTGCGCCAGCAACTACCGCACAAATTGCGATGATGACGACATCAATTAAATTATGAAGCTTATTGTGGTGTCTGGGGTCCTGAATATTGTCAAAAAAAGTTTCAAGAGATTTTTTTTCGTTCATTGGCAACTCCTTGTGTTTATTGCCATATATATCGTATCTGTGCAGTGATGTCTAGGAAAATTTTGTTCGATGCTCATATACTATAGCAAGCCAGGAGAGCCAGGCTGGGATAGGGTGAAGGGGGTGGAGTGGCGTAAATGAGCGGCCCGCCAGGACGGCATAGGTCCGATCATTTCCGCTTCTTAAGCGGTCAGGACGACCGCTTAAGATTTAACGGAATCCCCCTCACCTATTCCAGCCGGGTAAGGACGAATCTTAATAAAAGTTACATGCGATGACCCTGAATCCGGTTGCCTGGAATGGCGTCTGGATTTTCAGATCCAAATTGTGATACCTTGGCTGGACACAGCCGGGATGCGGCCCATTGGTTTTAATGCCTGAGCCTTAGGAAAAAAGGAGTGTGTTGGAATGTCTGTCCAGTTGATGATCATTCTGGGATATTTGGGTCTGACCATATGGGTGGGAATGTTTGCCAGAAGAAAATCAGGGTCTGCCAAATCCTTTCACGGGGCAAATCTCGGGGTGCTCATGTGCGTGGCTGCCGGAACCGGGGAATGGCTGGGCGGCACGTCCACAACCGGGATTTCAGAATACGGGTTTGCCTATGGCATTTCAGGGGCATGGTATACCCTGGCCAACGGAATCGGGGTGATTGTTCTGGCCCTTTTTTTTGCCAAATTGTACAGAAGCCTGGACACGGTAACCATTCCCGGAATTATTGAAAAATTTATCGGACAGGATGCCAGGGTGGTTTCTTCCATTCTGCTTACCTTTGTCATGATTGTTGTGGGAACCGCCCAGATCATTGCCGCAGGTACTTTAGGGGTCTCGGTTCTGGGGATGGATTTTACCCTGTCCGTGGTTGTTTTCGGCATTAGTTTTATTGTTTATACCTTCTTTGGCGGGATGAGGGCGGTGGGATATACCAATATCATACATCTGGCCGCCATGTACGGCGGGGTGATCCTGGCCATTATTTTTGTGGGAAAAGATATTGGCGGGATTGAAAATTTAGGCCAAATGCTGCCGGCCCAGCCCTATTATTCCATGACCGGTATTGGCATGCCCAAGGTCTCGTCCTGGGTGATCGCCTCGATTCTGGGGGCGTGCACGGCCCAGGCCGGAATCCAGCCGCTTCTGGCGGCAAAAGACGGGGCCACCGCTAAAAAGGCCGCTGTGATTACCGCCTTTGTGGTGGCCCCGTTCGGTCTGCTCACCGCATTGCTCGGCATGGCGGCCCGGGTCAAGTTTCCGGAATTGGAAAATGCCAAGCTGGCCCTTCCCCTGTTGATGATGAACTTTAATCCCCTGGTGGGCGGGATTGTCCTGGCCGCCATCACCGCTGCCATTTTATCCACCATTTCCCCCATTATTTTGGCCTCAGGCACCATGGTGACCAAGGATATCTACCATTGCCGGATCAATCCTTTGGCCGATGATGCCAAGATCCTCTGGGTGTCAAGGGTTTTCACCTCCCTTTCAGGGGTGGTCTGCATTGTTCTTGCCCTGGCGGTCTATCATGCCGGGGCCCGGATTCTGGATGTTGTCTACTTTGCCTATACCATCAGGGGGGCCTTGTTTGTGGTGCTGCTGTTCGGGATTTACTGGAAAAAAGTGACCCAGCCCGGAGCCATTACGGCCATGGTGCTGACCTCAATTGCCGGGGTTTTCTGGGTGGTTTACAAAAAAATTACGGGCGCCTATCCCATCCATCCTTATTTTACGGAGACCTATGCCGCTTTGATCGTGGCAGGGGTTTCAACGGTTTTGTTTTCAATTTTTCCCAAGGCCGGACCCTAAAAAGAGTAAAAAACGGGTTGAGTTTACCCTGAGCCAGGACTGGCTGGGGGTGCTGAAAAATTTATGCAGGCCTCACGCCTGACCGTCTGTCCTGGCTGAGGATGATCCCTGAAAAGACCAGAATTGAGGCCATGTACTGGACGCCGGTGAAGCGTTCCCCCAGGACAATGGCACTCATGATCAAACAGAATACAGGGATGAGGTTGATAAAGGCCGTGGCCTGGCTGGCCGGAATCCGGCTGACCCCGAAATTATAAAACCCGTATGCCCCCAGGGTCACGGCAGAGCCCAGGTAGAAAATGGCGGCCAGGGGAACCGGGTCAATCTGGGTGGGCAGGGTGGTGCCGGGCAGAAACAGGGCCGGGAAAAAGAAGACAGCCCCTGCAAAGCCCTGGATAAAGGTCAGAAACAAAGGGGAATACCTGGAGGTGAGTTTTTTCAAGGACAGGGCATAGCCCGTGGCGCAGACCATTGCCAGAAACTCCAGAAAATTGCCCAGCATGGGATTGGGGCCGTGGACAGAGGCTTTTGAGGCAAGGCTCAGCCAGAGGGCGCCGCCCACAGCCAGGGCAAACCCTGCACAGGTTCTGGGGCTGATCTGCTCTTTTAAAAAAAGCCAGGCCCCAAACGCCGTGAGCAACGGCATCATGGTGGTGATCATCCCTGCCTGGGAGGCCGAGGTATAGACCAGGGCATTGGCCTCAAATACAAAATAGAGGCAGGGCTCGCAGATCACCATCAGCAAAATGTATTTTGCATCCTTTAACCGAAGCCCTGTGTTCTTAAAAACAAAGGGGAAAAACAAGGCGCAAAGGCTGGCCACCACCATCCTGCCGAAGATGACCACCATGGGGTCATAGGTTCTGAATGCCAGCTTTAGGGCCACAAAGGTTGATGCCCAGAGTACCATGGCCACCACCAGGCAGATATAGGGGGTAATGGAACTATTTTTATTCACGGTTGATCCTTTTTAAAGTTAAGCTGTCAATCTTATCATTTTTGGAATTTTCCACAACCCCAATTCATGGCCTTTATTTCACCCTTGGTGCCTCAACGCGGAAGCCTTGAAGACTTTTGAAACGCAGGGGGGGATATTTATTTTTCTAAAAAAGGATAATTCTCATTTGTATCTTGCACAAATTTATGGAATCAAGTAGACAATTTTTTATAGTCTTTATTTTTTTACAAAAAAGGTGATTTTATGAGCCTGACATTTTCCTGTATGACCCCTGTGGACAGCAGTGTTTACCTGGAGCGGCCCTATGCTGATCCCCCCCAAATCCAAGCGGCCTTAAAAGCAGGTGTAGCCGCCCAGAAAATCTGGGGCACCACCCCTTTGGCTGACCGGAAACAATTTTGCGCCAGGGCTGTTGATGCCTTTGAAGCCAACCGAGAAGAGATTGCCAAAGAGATCTGCTGGCAGATGGGCAGGCCCATTAAATGGGCCGGTGGTGAAGTGGACGGGATGGTTGACCGGGCCAGGACCATGATCAATTTGGCCGATCAGGGCCTGGCCCCTGTGACCCTTGCGGCCAGGCCAGGGTTTAAGCGCTGGATTCAGCGTGAGCCTTTGGGTCTTGTCTTTGTCATTGCCCCTTGGAATTATCCCTATCTGACAGCCATCAACGCCATTGTCCCGGCCATTCTTGCCGGAAATGTCGTGGTGCTCAAACATTCGGCCCAGACCCCCTTGTGTGCAGAACGGCTGTTCCAGGCATTTGAGGCGGCAGGGCTGCCTTCGGGGGTATTTCAATACCTTCATCTTACCCATGAAGACACCCAGGCCGTTATTGAGGATCGCCGGGTGGATCATGTGGCCTTTATCGGGTCTGTGCCCGGAGGGGCCATGGTGGAAAAGGCTGCGGCAGGGCGGTTTATCAGTCTTGGCCTGGAACTTGGGGGAAAAGATCCTGCCTATGTGCGTGCAGATGCTGATCTGGATCATGCCGTGGACACGGCCATGGACGGGGCTTTTTTTAATTCAGGCCAGTCCTGTTGCGGTATTGAGCGGATTTATGTCCATGAAAGCATATATGATGCTTTTCTTGAAAAATCCCTGGCCTGGGTCAGGGGATTGACCCTGGGGAGGCCGGATGATCCTGAAACCACCCTGGGCCCCCTGGTCAAGGCCTCTGCCGCGGATTTTGTCCGGGACCAGATCCAGGATGCCGTTGCCCGGGGGGCCAAGGCCCATATCCATGGGGACGAGTTTCCCATGGACAAGGCCGGCACCCCCTATCTGGCTCCCCAGGTGCTGTCCCGGGTCAGCCATGAGATGCGGGTGATGACCCAAGAGATTTTCGGCCCTGTGGTGGGCATTCAAAAGGTCTCTTCTGACGATGAGGCCCTTGACCTGATGAATGACAGTGAATTCGGCCTGACCGCCGTGATTTTTACCCAGGATATTGATCTTGGGGTGGCTCTGGGGGCCAGGGTCAATACCGGCACCTTTTTTATCAACCGCTGCGATTATCTGGATCCGGAACTGGCCTGGACCGGGGTGAAAAATTCAGGCTGGGGCTGCACCCTGTCGGTGTTGGGGTTTGAATCTTTGACACGGCCCAAATCCTTTCATATCAAGACCCGGCTGTAAAAAAGGTCCCAGGGTTGTGGTCAGGGGGGATTCTGCTGGGAAGATTACACGATAATCCTAAAGGTGGACGGCGGCCTTTTTTTGGGCGTTTTGGGGGCAGGTTTTTTATCCTGCCCAGGGGCCCTGAGATTTGGGGCAAGTTTGAAATCCGTATGAAATTCATGCCCGCAGTTGGGGCAGCGCATGACCATGCCCCCGATGTCTGCAGGGATACGCAGCGGCTTGCGACATGCCTTGCAATTTTTAATGAGATAATTTTCCATGGGTATGATATCGGCAGGGTTGGTGTAACTATTAAGCAACGTGCTGCCGCCATTTAAAAATGTATCCCCCTCAGCCCGCATATTTCACGAATCGATTTTGCTTTAGCTGCAAGGCGTCAGGTCGTGAAGCCGTAGTGACTTTACTACGAACGGTCTGCAACGCCGCAGATGAGGTAAAATCGGTTCGCCCGAAGGGTGACAATTTGTACTCTTGGAATTGGTTTGGTAAGTAATTATAACTTGCTGTATTTAACATAATTAATATCCAGTTTCCTCAAATTGTCATGAATGTTCGGGTTAGGTGAGACCAAAGGTCTGGCGGGGGGTCAGCTCGTTTGGGAAGCGGTCCGCAAGTAATTTGCATAAATCAGAGCAAAAATGACATTCGTCCACATATCGGTCTGCATGGTCCAGGCTGTATTGCTCGGCCAATGCTGCCGGCCCGCCAAAGGCTAAGGGCCCGCACACCGGATGGGTCTTTGGGTCGTAATTGCCCAGGACCTCGGCCAAAGAGGTGTCAAGATAATTGCCCATGCTCAAGCCCTGACAGAGATGAACATTCCCAAAAGGATCAATATGAACCCGCCCGGGATTTTTCAAGTTTTCCTTTTTGCATTTTGTCAGCTCCGTCCATGGCCGGGTCGGTAAATCCTTTACCAGCGTTTCCACGGCCCGCCCTCTAAGCTTAGGGCCTCCGGCATATATGGGTTCCCCTTTAGCCTGGCCCTTTGGGGGGACCCATGAAGGTTTTTCAATGCAAATTTTATTGACATTCATTCCAAGTGCTTTGGCCGCTTGTGCTGCGATCTGTCCCGGTGTTGTACGGGTGTCATCATGGTGAAAAGAATCATCCCCCGGCTCTATGGTTTTCAAGCCAGCCTCCTGCAAGGGGCCAAGCCATAGTTTGGCATCCTCAACCCCTGTTGCCCAATAACAATTTGTTTCGACGGCTGTCTCAAACCCGGCGTTTGTCACCCGCCGGATCCCTTCATGGAGAAGACCATAATACAAAAAAGGCTCGCCGCCTTCAAAACTGATGGACTGGATGTGCTTTAAATCCTGGGCCTCCTGAACAAGACCCTTTAATTGATTTAAGGTAAACACCCCCGATCGTTCCGGGCTGCAAAAAAGAAAACAGTGGTCACAGGCATATGTGCAGGCGTATGTTAAGAGAATATGCAGTCCTGTAATCATTTTGACCTCCTTATCGTTCACGGATTGATCAAGTATTTTTTCCAGGATAATCGATTTTGACCGGAAAATGAAGGGATATCAGATCGGATCCCGGATCACTTTATCCCCCACGGTCTCAACGAGCTGATCCAGAATTTTGGCATCCTGGGGGTCTGCAGGCCGCCAGGCGTTTCCAAGCACCCGGTCCCCTGCCTTGTCAAGATTGACGTCTGATATCAGGATCTCTGTGTATTTCAGCCTTGGGTCTTTTTTGTGATATGGCCAAACCTCAAAAATCCTCAGATTATATATCTCCAGATCGAATTGTTCACAGATCCTGGGGATGATGTATTCAACGCAATTGGTGGCGGGGACGCCTGTGTCCTCGCCCTGGTCTATCAACAAGACCCAGGCCGCACAGGTCCTGGCTTCCTGGGCAATGATCAGATGACAAAACGAATCCATCAGCCCGGGATCCGTTTGCTCCTGTTCGGTCCCGGACCCTTTCCAATTGTAAATCGCTGAATATGTAATTTTAAAATACATGGCTTTGCTCATGCGTGGCCATGCTGAAGATGGCTGATTCCGGGGTTAAGCATACTTGCAAACATCCACCCATTCTTTAGCCTTTGAATATTTTTCAAGCTCTTCTAGGGTCAGCCGTATTGACGCGTACCGATCCCCTGCCGCCGGGATCACCTCCAGGTGTTTTTTCAAGGAGACATCCAGATATACGTTCATTGGGCGGCTCAGTCCAAACGGGCAAATCCCTCCGACGTCATGGCCCGTATGGGCCAGAGCCTCATCCTTGCTGAGCATTTTCGCCTTTTTGGAAAAATATTTTTTGTACTTTTTATTGTCAATCTTTGCCTTGCCCGCAACCACAATCAACAGCGGGGTGTCATCTATTTTAAAGGACAATGTTTTCCCGATTTGATCCGGATCAACCCCGTGTGCCTGGGCCGCCTCTTCAACCGTGGCTGTGGAGTCTTCTAAAACCATAACCCGGTGGGCCATATTGTATTTTTCGAAATATTCAATCACCGCTTCTAGGGACATGTTCCAACCTCATTGTATTCCAATTCTTATGGGCAGCAATAGTACTCAGCAATGAAGATATAGTGGATATGGAAGATTGAAACAAGGGTAAAAATTGTTTGCCCATGGGCAGGGAAAGGCTGTGCCCATCGTTTCTATGAAAACCTGGGCCTGCCACACAGGTCATTCTTGCCTTAATTTTTTTGGGTCGGA
It encodes:
- a CDS encoding ISAs1 family transposase produces the protein MNEKKSLETFFDNIQDPRHHNKLHNLIDVVIIAICAVVAGADTYEQIENFGKKRKRWLSKFLSLPHGIPSHDTFGRIFERMNPNEFQSSFMHWVQSVAKGRIPIFPVLKRPVF
- a CDS encoding sodium:solute symporter family protein; translated protein: MSVQLMIILGYLGLTIWVGMFARRKSGSAKSFHGANLGVLMCVAAGTGEWLGGTSTTGISEYGFAYGISGAWYTLANGIGVIVLALFFAKLYRSLDTVTIPGIIEKFIGQDARVVSSILLTFVMIVVGTAQIIAAGTLGVSVLGMDFTLSVVVFGISFIVYTFFGGMRAVGYTNIIHLAAMYGGVILAIIFVGKDIGGIENLGQMLPAQPYYSMTGIGMPKVSSWVIASILGACTAQAGIQPLLAAKDGATAKKAAVITAFVVAPFGLLTALLGMAARVKFPELENAKLALPLLMMNFNPLVGGIVLAAITAAILSTISPIILASGTMVTKDIYHCRINPLADDAKILWVSRVFTSLSGVVCIVLALAVYHAGARILDVVYFAYTIRGALFVVLLFGIYWKKVTQPGAITAMVLTSIAGVFWVVYKKITGAYPIHPYFTETYAALIVAGVSTVLFSIFPKAGP
- a CDS encoding DMT family transporter; its protein translation is MNKNSSITPYICLVVAMVLWASTFVALKLAFRTYDPMVVIFGRMVVASLCALFFPFVFKNTGLRLKDAKYILLMVICEPCLYFVFEANALVYTSASQAGMITTMMPLLTAFGAWLFLKEQISPRTCAGFALAVGGALWLSLASKASVHGPNPMLGNFLEFLAMVCATGYALSLKKLTSRYSPLFLTFIQGFAGAVFFFPALFLPGTTLPTQIDPVPLAAIFYLGSAVTLGAYGFYNFGVSRIPASQATAFINLIPVFCLIMSAIVLGERFTGVQYMASILVFSGIILSQDRRSGVRPA
- a CDS encoding aldehyde dehydrogenase family protein, which translates into the protein MSLTFSCMTPVDSSVYLERPYADPPQIQAALKAGVAAQKIWGTTPLADRKQFCARAVDAFEANREEIAKEICWQMGRPIKWAGGEVDGMVDRARTMINLADQGLAPVTLAARPGFKRWIQREPLGLVFVIAPWNYPYLTAINAIVPAILAGNVVVLKHSAQTPLCAERLFQAFEAAGLPSGVFQYLHLTHEDTQAVIEDRRVDHVAFIGSVPGGAMVEKAAAGRFISLGLELGGKDPAYVRADADLDHAVDTAMDGAFFNSGQSCCGIERIYVHESIYDAFLEKSLAWVRGLTLGRPDDPETTLGPLVKASAADFVRDQIQDAVARGAKAHIHGDEFPMDKAGTPYLAPQVLSRVSHEMRVMTQEIFGPVVGIQKVSSDDEALDLMNDSEFGLTAVIFTQDIDLGVALGARVNTGTFFINRCDYLDPELAWTGVKNSGWGCTLSVLGFESLTRPKSFHIKTRL
- a CDS encoding 4Fe-4S cluster-binding domain-containing protein translates to MITGLHILLTYACTYACDHCFLFCSPERSGVFTLNQLKGLVQEAQDLKHIQSISFEGGEPFLYYGLLHEGIRRVTNAGFETAVETNCYWATGVEDAKLWLGPLQEAGLKTIEPGDDSFHHDDTRTTPGQIAAQAAKALGMNVNKICIEKPSWVPPKGQAKGEPIYAGGPKLRGRAVETLVKDLPTRPWTELTKCKKENLKNPGRVHIDPFGNVHLCQGLSMGNYLDTSLAEVLGNYDPKTHPVCGPLAFGGPAALAEQYSLDHADRYVDECHFCSDLCKLLADRFPNELTPRQTFGLT
- a CDS encoding YbaK/EbsC family protein, yielding MSLEAVIEYFEKYNMAHRVMVLEDSTATVEEAAQAHGVDPDQIGKTLSFKIDDTPLLIVVAGKAKIDNKKYKKYFSKKAKMLSKDEALAHTGHDVGGICPFGLSRPMNVYLDVSLKKHLEVIPAAGDRYASIRLTLEELEKYSKAKEWVDVCKYA